A single window of Cytobacillus dafuensis DNA harbors:
- a CDS encoding methionine ABC transporter ATP-binding protein — MIEFKQAAKTFRLGNREVQAVKEVSLSIAQGEIFGIIGFSGAGKSTLLRLVNMLEQPTAGSVQVQGVDIATLSQKDLRKLRRRIGMIFQNFNLFTSRTVAGNVAYPLKLAGTPKKEISERVEELLRFVGLSDKANDYPEQLSGGQKQRVGIARALATSPDILICDEATSALDPDTTGEILRLLKKVNKELGITILLITHEMHVIQSICDRVAVMEEGAVIEMGSVFDTFSNPQHPTTQRFIQSVQQDRPSDTLLKEWRAKGGQKLYRVIFKGEVASDPILSHITQKFGIHFNIVYGSVRELQEKFFGNLLVSFEGDAQAIEFVIAELKSTVEIEEVEIHES; from the coding sequence ATGATTGAGTTTAAACAAGCCGCTAAGACGTTCCGGCTCGGCAATCGGGAGGTGCAGGCGGTAAAGGAGGTATCACTATCTATTGCTCAAGGAGAAATTTTCGGAATTATTGGTTTTAGTGGCGCGGGAAAAAGTACATTACTTCGTCTTGTCAATATGCTTGAACAGCCAACTGCCGGATCAGTTCAGGTACAGGGGGTGGATATCGCTACCCTTTCCCAAAAAGATCTGAGGAAGCTGCGCCGTCGAATCGGTATGATCTTTCAAAATTTCAACTTGTTTACATCCCGTACAGTGGCAGGTAATGTGGCTTATCCTTTAAAGCTTGCAGGTACTCCGAAAAAGGAAATCAGTGAACGGGTAGAGGAACTTTTACGGTTTGTCGGCCTAAGCGATAAAGCAAATGATTACCCAGAGCAGCTTTCCGGAGGTCAAAAACAGCGTGTCGGAATTGCCCGTGCCCTTGCAACATCGCCCGATATTCTAATTTGTGATGAAGCAACGTCCGCCTTAGATCCGGACACAACAGGAGAAATTCTTCGTCTCTTAAAAAAAGTAAATAAAGAACTTGGTATCACGATTCTGCTAATTACGCATGAGATGCACGTCATCCAATCAATCTGCGACCGGGTAGCAGTCATGGAGGAAGGGGCAGTCATCGAAATGGGCTCTGTCTTTGATACATTTAGCAATCCACAGCATCCGACGACACAGCGGTTCATCCAATCTGTCCAGCAGGATCGTCCGTCTGATACGTTGTTAAAGGAATGGCGTGCAAAAGGAGGACAAAAGCTTTATCGGGTTATTTTTAAAGGAGAAGTGGCAAGTGATCCTATCCTCTCACATATCACGCAGAAGTTTGGCATTCATTTTAACATTGTGTACGGTTCAGTTCGCGAACTTCAGGAGAAATTCTTCGGAAATCTGTTAGTTTCATTTGAAGGGGATGCACAAGCAATCGAATTCGTGATTGCTGAACTGAAAAGCACGGTAGAGATTGAGGAGGTTGAAATTCATGAGAGTTGA
- a CDS encoding M20 family metallopeptidase, which yields MSTTLSGIDLITESIESNSENYIETSQSIHANPEIGNQEYFASKLHISLLIKEGFEVTTAVAGHETSFYAVKDSGIPGPTVAFLAEYDALPGLGHACGHNIIGTTSVAAGIALSETLAETGGRVVVLGTPAEEGGPNGSAKGSFVKHGFLKDIDAALMIHPSGKTSLTSETLAVDPLDFHFYGKAAHASGSPEKGVNALDAVIQLFNGINALRQQLPSDVRIHGIITHGGDAPNIIPDYASARFFIRAETWKRTEEVSAKVQAIAEGAALAAGAKVKIERFQNEVKDFVLNSVLDAVLHEELEAVGEIVKTEEGRGKGSTDAGNISYVVPTAHPYIKIGPDDLIAHTIEFREAAKSSLGNEALIKGAKVLASTGYRLLTDTDLLNRVKEDFERALSIKQ from the coding sequence ATGAGTACAACATTATCTGGTATTGACTTAATTACAGAATCCATTGAGTCAAACAGTGAAAACTATATTGAAACAAGCCAGTCTATTCATGCAAATCCCGAAATTGGTAACCAGGAATACTTTGCGAGTAAACTACACATTTCACTTCTAATAAAGGAAGGTTTTGAAGTGACGACAGCTGTTGCAGGGCATGAAACATCCTTTTATGCAGTGAAGGACAGTGGGATACCAGGCCCAACTGTAGCGTTTCTTGCTGAATACGATGCACTGCCAGGGTTAGGTCATGCATGTGGTCATAACATTATTGGAACGACAAGCGTTGCCGCAGGGATAGCCCTTTCCGAAACACTTGCTGAAACAGGAGGGCGTGTCGTCGTTTTAGGGACACCTGCAGAGGAAGGCGGTCCGAATGGCAGTGCAAAAGGCAGCTTCGTCAAACATGGGTTCTTGAAGGATATTGATGCAGCCCTAATGATTCATCCATCAGGAAAAACGTCATTAACAAGTGAGACTCTTGCTGTTGATCCCCTAGATTTTCATTTTTACGGAAAAGCAGCGCATGCTTCAGGTTCACCAGAAAAGGGGGTCAATGCACTCGACGCGGTCATTCAGTTGTTTAATGGTATTAATGCCTTACGGCAGCAGCTTCCTTCCGATGTCCGGATTCACGGGATCATCACCCATGGAGGTGATGCCCCGAACATCATTCCAGATTATGCATCAGCGCGTTTCTTTATCCGCGCTGAAACCTGGAAGAGAACGGAAGAAGTATCAGCAAAAGTGCAGGCAATTGCTGAAGGAGCTGCACTTGCAGCTGGAGCGAAAGTCAAAATCGAACGTTTCCAAAATGAAGTGAAAGATTTTGTCTTAAATTCAGTTTTGGATGCAGTATTACATGAAGAATTAGAAGCAGTTGGCGAAATAGTTAAAACCGAGGAAGGGAGAGGAAAAGGTTCTACTGATGCAGGGAATATTAGTTATGTAGTCCCTACAGCCCACCCTTATATCAAAATTGGGCCAGATGATCTTATCGCCCATACAATCGAATTCAGAGAAGCAGCAAAATCTTCTCTTGGCAATGAAGCATTAATTAAAGGGGCAAAAGTACTCGCATCTACTGGTTATCGCCTATTAACGGACACTGATCTTTTAAATCGTGTAAAAGAGGATTTTGAAAGGGCATTGTCAATAAAACAATAG
- a CDS encoding MetQ/NlpA family ABC transporter substrate-binding protein, which yields MKKIIIFLLALTAVWALAACSKDTSGKGSDTVKVKIGVTGTDGEVWPILKKKAKAEGIEIELVEFSDYTLPNQALADGDIDLNSFQHIAFLSQFTKENKVDLVPIGATLIAPMGIYSEKLKDINDIEDGARIAIPDDPSNQARALKLLESAGLIKLADDFGLFGDPSKIVENPKKLDIFPIVAQQTPRVLPDVAASVINNGVAGQAGFDPVNDPIFLEDGNDKNALPYVNVFAARAEDVNNETLLRIVELYHDEDVKKAVEADTNGGSSIVDISKKELLEVYKGL from the coding sequence ATGAAAAAAATCATCATCTTTTTATTAGCACTAACAGCAGTATGGGCACTAGCTGCTTGCAGCAAGGATACATCAGGAAAAGGTTCTGATACGGTTAAAGTGAAAATCGGTGTTACGGGCACGGACGGTGAAGTATGGCCGATACTAAAGAAAAAAGCAAAAGCTGAAGGCATTGAAATTGAACTTGTTGAGTTTTCTGATTACACTCTTCCAAACCAAGCATTAGCGGATGGGGATATTGACCTCAACTCCTTCCAGCATATTGCGTTCCTTAGCCAATTTACGAAAGAAAACAAAGTGGACTTAGTACCAATAGGGGCTACACTTATCGCACCGATGGGAATCTATTCAGAAAAACTGAAGGACATTAACGATATTGAAGACGGAGCACGTATCGCCATTCCAGACGATCCATCCAACCAAGCACGTGCATTAAAGCTGCTTGAATCCGCAGGGCTTATCAAGTTAGCTGACGATTTTGGATTGTTTGGTGATCCTTCAAAAATTGTTGAAAATCCGAAGAAACTGGATATTTTCCCGATCGTTGCACAGCAAACACCGCGCGTGCTTCCTGACGTGGCTGCATCAGTCATTAATAACGGTGTAGCTGGTCAAGCTGGATTCGATCCAGTCAATGACCCCATTTTCCTTGAAGACGGTAATGATAAAAACGCTTTGCCATATGTAAATGTCTTTGCTGCTCGTGCTGAAGATGTTAACAATGAAACTTTGCTCCGTATTGTTGAGCTATACCATGATGAAGATGTGAAAAAAGCTGTTGAAGCTGATACGAACGGCGGATCATCGATCGTCGATATTTCAAAAAAAGAACTGCTTGAAGTATATAAAGGCTTATAA
- the cdaS gene encoding sporulation-specific diadenylate cyclase CdaS: MNATKNCDFSPMKQLLSEKIQQITNELQQSLEILGNENKCLLGKLEEIKEKFIKMESVAASFYLNCYLSAFTDKYADLSICVQRLSDRRHGALIVVERSDPLDPFIQKGTAIGATITPALLEAIFYPGNPLHDGAVLIRNNHIVSAANVLPLTHAVIGEKKLGTRHRAALGLTEQSDALVLVVSEETGRVSFTLNGKLYPVTTAGSLP; encoded by the coding sequence GTGAACGCTACTAAAAATTGCGATTTTTCACCAATGAAACAGCTATTGTCAGAAAAAATACAGCAAATCACTAATGAACTCCAACAAAGCTTGGAGATACTAGGAAACGAAAACAAGTGTCTCTTAGGGAAACTAGAGGAAATAAAGGAAAAATTCATTAAAATGGAATCAGTCGCTGCTTCCTTTTACTTAAACTGTTATTTATCAGCTTTTACAGATAAATATGCAGATTTATCCATTTGTGTACAGCGGCTGTCCGATCGACGTCATGGTGCATTGATTGTGGTGGAACGCAGTGACCCCCTTGACCCTTTCATCCAAAAAGGAACGGCTATAGGAGCCACTATAACCCCTGCATTATTAGAGGCTATTTTTTACCCTGGGAACCCGCTCCATGATGGTGCTGTACTGATTCGTAATAATCATATCGTTTCAGCAGCAAATGTTCTTCCTCTCACACATGCAGTTATAGGAGAAAAGAAACTTGGCACGCGTCATCGCGCAGCACTAGGTTTGACGGAGCAAAGCGATGCTCTTGTCCTCGTTGTTTCAGAAGAGACTGGCAGAGTTTCCTTTACTTTAAACGGAAAACTTTATCCAGTTACTACAGCAGGATCTTTACCATAA
- a CDS encoding BsuPI-related putative proteinase inhibitor: MGNKEVKLSVYAWENSESVKFIITLLNNTDSEKIFIFRTSQKYEIHVLNPEGKEVYRYSKNRFFSQAIEYVNFAPGEARRWEETWDYKCDGKRVEPGQYIVLVNLVGKAEGVKTPIAKDMFTVY, from the coding sequence TTGGGAAATAAAGAAGTTAAATTGTCTGTTTATGCTTGGGAAAATTCAGAAAGTGTAAAGTTTATCATTACGTTACTAAATAATACTGATTCTGAAAAGATTTTTATCTTTAGAACTAGTCAAAAATACGAAATTCACGTGCTTAATCCAGAGGGTAAAGAAGTGTATCGATACTCTAAAAACAGATTTTTTTCACAAGCTATTGAATATGTAAATTTTGCTCCTGGTGAAGCCCGAAGATGGGAAGAAACTTGGGACTATAAATGTGATGGAAAACGTGTAGAGCCTGGTCAGTATATCGTGTTGGTAAACTTAGTTGGTAAAGCGGAAGGTGTAAAAACACCTATAGCAAAGGATATGTTTACCGTCTACTAA
- a CDS encoding response regulator, translating into MIKILLVDDHTVLRDGIRSILDLESDIRVVGEAVSGDEVLKKVEEYRPDCILMDINLPGKNGIEVTSLVKSQYPNCRVLILTMYEHDEYLMEALWAGADGYLLKDSSSEQVVAAIRMISQGESVIHPRMTKKLITYHHQQTISEPNEKMLTEREKEILFELVKGHSNKEIAETLYISDKTVKIHINKIFKKLNVKSRSQAVIFAVRNQLVPFS; encoded by the coding sequence ATGATTAAAATATTATTAGTTGATGATCATACGGTCTTGCGTGATGGAATTCGGAGTATATTGGATCTCGAATCTGACATCCGAGTCGTAGGAGAAGCCGTTTCCGGGGATGAGGTATTGAAGAAAGTAGAAGAGTATCGACCTGATTGTATTTTGATGGACATCAATCTCCCTGGCAAAAATGGCATTGAGGTCACATCACTCGTGAAAAGTCAGTATCCGAATTGCCGTGTTCTCATTCTGACGATGTATGAACATGATGAATACTTGATGGAGGCGCTTTGGGCCGGTGCGGATGGCTATTTATTGAAAGATTCATCATCTGAACAAGTAGTAGCAGCCATTCGAATGATATCACAAGGAGAGTCTGTGATTCATCCTCGCATGACTAAAAAGTTGATAACCTATCATCACCAGCAAACGATATCAGAACCAAATGAAAAAATGCTGACAGAGCGTGAAAAAGAAATATTGTTTGAATTGGTCAAAGGCCATAGTAACAAAGAAATTGCTGAAACATTATATATCAGTGACAAGACCGTCAAAATTCACATCAACAAGATTTTCAAAAAGCTGAATGTAAAAAGCCGTTCACAGGCAGTCATTTTTGCCGTTCGAAATCAACTTGTGCCGTTTTCTTAA
- a CDS encoding GAF domain-containing sensor histidine kinase, which yields MKRIDSITIREKIVSFYLYSISFLGMFAVIISIFKSEMPSEVIILLLLSVFMGIVEYFPIRIGRGGVTLSLTLIYPMNWEFGIHITVVACVCVMVLTHSLRRLPMQRTLFNCSQFALSIILAEWLSNQSISFFITEMNMPVLYEELSSLLLFTVYFCLINAIFYDLLMVILPQPYPLEQWYKKNILVFLSGSFCLFYASLIYILEHRYSGEMNRINVLFFFFPLVAICIISSFFRQIRIEKERLYNLFSITTELSQGLSAGNLHQMKKSLKGFLGIQAYALWTKDEGNWVLLLKDGKVHSDRLGSSELHLNFEEISQTFVVSDWKKGMAPGDEVFEDVIRSLVYLPLKVNHELVGMFVAGKSRGASFITEDIQSLSTFANQLGSLLKTRSLISEQEKRIILEERNRLAREIHDGIAQVLAGVIFQLESAQKQHADQSGNMQQVVDKSIKKLRKSLGEVRYSIYALKPYPTQRLGLKQAIANKIQSIKQEYNLAIKYHERGRTRTLSCTKERVIFDTLQESLQNIVKHAKADEVDILLSYQREHVLLKVKDNGVGFSLFESMIKTKHEPHYGILHMNEQAEELGATLQIDSLPGKGTEITLLIPDAETREGVS from the coding sequence TTGAAAAGGATAGACTCTATTACGATAAGGGAAAAAATTGTAAGTTTTTATCTTTATTCTATTTCTTTTCTTGGTATGTTTGCTGTTATCATTTCTATTTTTAAAAGTGAAATGCCTTCTGAAGTCATCATCCTGTTGTTGTTATCTGTGTTTATGGGAATTGTTGAGTATTTTCCTATCCGCATTGGGAGAGGAGGTGTTACACTCAGCCTTACGCTTATTTATCCAATGAATTGGGAGTTTGGGATACATATAACTGTTGTTGCTTGTGTATGTGTGATGGTGTTAACCCATTCCCTTCGCCGTTTACCAATGCAAAGAACGCTATTTAATTGTTCTCAATTTGCTCTAAGTATCATTTTAGCAGAATGGTTGTCCAACCAAAGTATTTCTTTTTTTATTACGGAAATGAATATGCCTGTTTTATATGAGGAATTAAGTAGCTTGCTTTTATTTACCGTATACTTTTGCCTTATTAACGCCATTTTTTACGATCTTCTAATGGTGATTCTTCCTCAGCCATATCCGCTCGAACAGTGGTACAAGAAAAATATTTTAGTATTTTTGAGTGGAAGCTTTTGTTTGTTCTACGCCTCTCTTATCTATATCTTAGAACACCGATACAGTGGGGAGATGAATAGAATTAATGTTCTGTTCTTCTTTTTCCCTCTTGTAGCAATCTGCATCATCAGCTCGTTCTTTCGGCAAATACGGATTGAAAAAGAACGATTATATAACCTATTTTCCATTACGACAGAGTTAAGTCAAGGGCTTTCTGCAGGAAACTTACATCAGATGAAAAAATCCCTTAAAGGGTTCTTGGGGATACAGGCTTATGCTTTATGGACAAAAGATGAAGGAAACTGGGTACTTCTGCTAAAGGATGGAAAAGTACATTCCGATCGTTTAGGTTCTTCTGAACTTCATCTGAATTTTGAAGAGATATCCCAAACCTTTGTTGTTTCTGATTGGAAAAAAGGTATGGCCCCGGGAGATGAAGTTTTTGAAGATGTCATACGTTCTCTTGTCTACCTGCCTCTTAAAGTAAATCATGAATTGGTAGGAATGTTTGTGGCAGGAAAAAGCAGGGGAGCGAGTTTTATTACCGAGGATATACAGTCCTTATCTACGTTTGCAAATCAATTGGGCAGCTTGCTTAAGACACGGTCACTCATCTCCGAACAGGAGAAACGAATCATTCTGGAAGAAAGAAATCGACTAGCACGTGAAATCCATGACGGAATTGCACAAGTATTAGCTGGGGTCATATTTCAGCTGGAATCAGCTCAGAAGCAGCACGCAGATCAATCAGGAAACATGCAGCAAGTGGTAGACAAAAGCATAAAAAAATTACGGAAGAGTTTAGGTGAAGTTCGCTATTCCATCTATGCTTTAAAGCCATATCCTACACAAAGGCTAGGACTAAAACAAGCGATTGCCAATAAAATTCAATCTATCAAACAAGAATATAATCTAGCGATTAAATATCATGAAAGAGGCCGTACTCGAACACTTAGTTGTACAAAAGAACGAGTTATTTTCGATACTTTACAGGAAAGCTTGCAGAATATTGTAAAGCATGCCAAAGCGGATGAAGTTGACATTCTCTTAAGCTATCAACGTGAACATGTGCTATTAAAGGTGAAAGACAATGGGGTTGGTTTTTCCCTTTTTGAATCCATGATTAAAACAAAACATGAGCCTCATTATGGCATTTTGCATATGAATGAACAAGCTGAAGAGCTGGGTGCGACCCTTCAGATTGATAGTTTACCAGGAAAAGGTACAGAAATTACATTGTTAATTCCAGATGCTGAAACAAGGGAGGGAGTATCATGA
- a CDS encoding methionine ABC transporter permease: MRVDWNTFWPRIVESTGETILMVIATLIFGSILGISIGLLLYVTRKGNILENQLLFQTLNILINIIRPIPFIIFLVAISPLTRAIIGTTIGTWAAIFPMTIAASFGIARIVENNLMSIDPGVVEAAKAMGASPFQIIFTVLIPEALGPLILGLTFVTISLIDFSAMAGTVGGGGLGHVAMTYGYQRFDGSVMLVTVVILIILVQFAQWFGNTLSRKIMRR; the protein is encoded by the coding sequence ATGAGAGTTGATTGGAATACATTTTGGCCAAGGATAGTGGAATCGACAGGTGAGACAATCCTTATGGTCATCGCAACACTCATCTTTGGCTCTATCTTAGGGATTAGCATTGGTTTACTACTTTATGTCACAAGAAAAGGAAACATCTTAGAAAACCAGTTGTTATTCCAAACATTAAACATTCTTATCAACATTATAAGGCCAATCCCATTCATTATTTTCCTTGTCGCCATTAGCCCATTAACCCGTGCGATTATCGGTACGACAATTGGAACTTGGGCAGCGATTTTCCCTATGACGATTGCCGCCTCGTTCGGAATTGCAAGGATTGTAGAAAATAATTTAATGAGCATCGACCCGGGTGTCGTTGAGGCAGCTAAAGCGATGGGAGCCAGTCCCTTTCAAATCATCTTTACGGTGCTGATTCCAGAAGCTCTTGGCCCGCTTATCCTTGGTTTGACGTTCGTCACCATCAGTTTGATCGACTTTTCAGCGATGGCTGGTACTGTTGGCGGAGGTGGACTCGGTCACGTGGCCATGACATATGGATATCAGCGGTTTGACGGCAGCGTGATGCTCGTTACGGTAGTCATACTAATCATTCTTGTTCAGTTCGCTCAATGGTTTGGAAATACATTATCAAGAAAAATCATGCGGCGTTAA